One Citrobacter amalonaticus genomic window carries:
- a CDS encoding PfkB family carbohydrate kinase, protein MNTSRLAELLPGLTTRQPVTVVGAAVIDVIADAYALPWRGCDIELKQQGVNVGGCALNIAVALKRLGIDAGNALPLGQGVWAEIIRNRMAKEGLHSLIETAQGDNGWCLALVEPDGERTFMSFSGVENQWNANWLAQLTIPTDSLIYLSGYQLASPCGELLVQWLEGLDRVMPFIDFGPRIGDIPDALMARILACRPLVSLNRQEAEIAAERFGLRQDVEGLGAQWVKRFAAPLIVRHDKEGAWYFSAQSSGCVPAFPTTVVDTIGAGDSHAGGMLAGLASGWSLADAVLLGNAVASWVVGHRGGDCAPFREELLLAHKDV, encoded by the coding sequence ATGAACACTTCACGTTTAGCCGAACTGTTGCCGGGTTTAACGACTCGCCAGCCGGTCACGGTTGTCGGCGCGGCGGTCATCGATGTCATCGCTGATGCCTATGCCCTGCCCTGGCGCGGTTGTGATATTGAGCTGAAGCAGCAAGGCGTTAACGTCGGCGGCTGCGCGCTGAACATCGCCGTGGCGCTGAAACGGCTGGGTATTGATGCCGGTAACGCCCTGCCGCTGGGCCAGGGCGTGTGGGCGGAGATCATTCGTAACCGGATGGCGAAAGAAGGGTTACACAGCCTCATTGAGACCGCGCAAGGCGACAACGGCTGGTGCCTGGCGCTGGTCGAACCGGATGGCGAGCGTACATTCATGTCATTCAGCGGCGTTGAGAACCAGTGGAATGCCAACTGGCTGGCCCAGCTCACCATCCCAACTGACAGCCTGATTTATCTTTCGGGCTATCAGTTGGCCTCGCCCTGCGGCGAGCTGCTGGTGCAATGGCTGGAAGGACTGGATCGCGTTATGCCATTTATCGATTTTGGCCCGCGGATTGGCGATATTCCTGATGCGCTAATGGCGCGCATTCTGGCCTGTCGTCCGCTGGTATCGCTCAATCGTCAGGAAGCCGAAATCGCGGCGGAACGGTTTGGTCTGCGCCAGGATGTGGAAGGTTTAGGTGCGCAATGGGTGAAGCGATTTGCTGCGCCATTAATTGTGCGCCATGACAAAGAAGGCGCCTGGTATTTCAGTGCGCAATCTTCCGGATGCGTACCCGCCTTCCCGACAACGGTCGTTGATACGATTGGCGCAGGTGACAGCCACGCGGGCGGCATGCTGGCCGGGCTGGCGTCGGGTTGGTCGCTGGCGGATGCCGTACTGCTCGGCAACGCCGTGGCATCGTGGGTGGTTGGACATCGCGGCGGTGACTGCGCGCCGTTTCGCGAGGAGTTACTCCTCGCACACAAAGACGTATAA
- a CDS encoding GntR family transcriptional regulator: MEQAHTQLIAQLNERISAVDNTPLYIKFAETVKNAVRSGALAHGNILPGERDLSQLTGVSRITVRKAMQALEEEGVVTRARGYGTQINNIFEYSLKEARGFSQQVVLRGKKPDTLWVNKRVVKCPEEVAQQLAIAAGSDVFLLKRIRYVDEDAVSIEESWVPAHLIHDADEIGISLYDYFRSQHIHPQRTRSRVSAKMPDAEFQSHIQMDSKVPVLVIKQVALDQQQRPIEYSISYCRSDLYVFVCEE; the protein is encoded by the coding sequence ATGGAACAAGCGCATACTCAACTTATCGCGCAACTGAACGAACGTATTTCAGCGGTGGACAATACCCCGCTGTATATCAAGTTTGCCGAGACGGTGAAAAATGCCGTGCGCAGTGGTGCGCTTGCGCATGGCAACATCTTGCCCGGCGAGCGCGATCTCAGTCAGTTAACGGGTGTCTCGCGCATCACGGTGCGCAAAGCGATGCAGGCGCTGGAAGAAGAGGGCGTGGTGACGCGTGCGCGCGGCTACGGCACGCAGATCAACAACATCTTTGAATATTCGCTCAAAGAGGCGCGTGGGTTTTCTCAACAGGTGGTTCTGCGCGGGAAAAAACCGGACACCTTATGGGTCAACAAACGAGTCGTGAAGTGTCCGGAAGAGGTGGCGCAACAGCTGGCGATTGCCGCTGGCAGCGATGTGTTTTTGCTTAAGCGCATCCGCTACGTTGATGAGGACGCGGTTTCTATCGAAGAGTCATGGGTACCCGCGCATCTTATTCATGATGCCGATGAAATTGGCATATCGCTGTACGACTATTTCCGCAGCCAGCATATTCATCCCCAGCGCACCCGCTCACGGGTGAGTGCAAAGATGCCGGATGCCGAGTTCCAGTCGCATATCCAGATGGACAGCAAAGTGCCGGTGCTGGTGATCAAGCAGGTGGCGCTTGACCAGCAGCAGCGACCCATCGAGTACAGCATCAGCTACTGTCGAAGCGATTTATACGTCTTTGTGTGCGAGGAGTAA
- the thiD gene encoding bifunctional hydroxymethylpyrimidine kinase/phosphomethylpyrimidine kinase → MKRINALTIAGTDPSGGAGIQADLKTFSALGAYGCAVITALVAQNTRGVQSVYRIEPDFVAAQLDSVFSDVRIDTTKIGMLAETDIVEAVAERLERHQVQNVVLDTVMLAKSGDPLLSPSAVETLRRRLLPRVSLITPNLPEAAALLDCPHARTEKEMLEQGRALLAMGCGAVLMKGGHLDDEQSPDWLFTATGEQRFTAPRVMTKNTHGTGCTLSAALAALRPRHRDWAGAVQEAKIWLSAALAQADTLEVGHGIGPVHHFHAYW, encoded by the coding sequence ATGAAACGGATTAACGCACTGACCATTGCTGGCACCGACCCCAGCGGCGGCGCCGGCATTCAGGCCGATCTGAAAACCTTCTCGGCGCTCGGCGCTTACGGCTGTGCGGTAATTACCGCGCTGGTGGCGCAGAATACGCGTGGCGTGCAGTCGGTGTATCGCATTGAACCGGATTTTGTCGCCGCCCAGCTCGATTCGGTATTCAGTGATGTGCGCATCGATACCACCAAAATCGGCATGCTGGCGGAAACCGATATCGTCGAGGCGGTAGCGGAGCGACTGGAACGCCATCAGGTGCAGAATGTGGTACTGGACACGGTCATGCTGGCGAAAAGCGGCGATCCGTTGTTGTCGCCTTCCGCCGTTGAGACATTGCGCAGGCGGCTGTTGCCACGGGTTTCGTTGATTACGCCCAACCTGCCTGAAGCGGCGGCGCTGCTGGATTGCCCGCACGCGCGAACGGAAAAGGAGATGCTGGAACAGGGGCGGGCGCTGCTGGCGATGGGCTGTGGCGCGGTGCTGATGAAAGGCGGTCATCTGGACGATGAGCAAAGTCCTGACTGGCTCTTTACGGCGACCGGTGAACAGCGCTTTACCGCACCGCGGGTGATGACCAAAAACACGCACGGCACCGGATGTACGCTCTCTGCGGCGCTGGCCGCGCTGCGTCCACGCCATCGTGACTGGGCCGGGGCGGTGCAGGAGGCTAAAATCTGGCTGTCGGCGGCGCTGGCGCAGGCCGACACGCTGGAAGTCGGGCACGGCATTGGGCCGGTTCATCATTTCCACGCGTATTGGTAG
- the thiM gene encoding hydroxyethylthiazole kinase yields the protein MQPDLHSREHAVRTLQDFRILSPLTHCMTNDVVQSFTANTLLALGASPAMVIEPEEARQFAALASALLINVGTLTQPRAHAMRAAVEQANSAKTPWTLDPVAVGALEYRRRFCLELLALTPAAIRGNASEILALAGESAGGRGVDATDPVAAALPAAQILARQTGAVVVVTGEVDYITDGERTLSVTGGDPLMTKVVGTGCALSAVVAASCALPGSRIENIASACGWMKLAGQRASKICHGPGSFVPAFLDALYALDTEVTA from the coding sequence ATGCAGCCTGACCTGCACAGCCGCGAACATGCGGTTCGTACCTTACAAGATTTTCGCATTCTCTCTCCGTTAACACATTGTATGACCAACGATGTCGTACAGAGTTTTACTGCTAATACGCTACTGGCGCTGGGGGCTTCTCCGGCGATGGTGATTGAGCCTGAAGAAGCTCGCCAGTTTGCAGCCCTTGCCAGCGCGTTGCTCATCAACGTCGGTACGCTGACACAACCGCGTGCGCATGCGATGCGGGCGGCGGTTGAGCAGGCGAACAGCGCCAAAACCCCCTGGACGCTGGACCCAGTCGCCGTAGGCGCGCTTGAATATCGTCGCCGTTTCTGCCTTGAACTCCTTGCCTTAACACCGGCAGCCATTCGCGGTAACGCCTCTGAGATCCTGGCGTTAGCCGGCGAAAGCGCGGGGGGGCGCGGAGTGGACGCCACCGATCCGGTTGCAGCGGCTCTGCCGGCGGCGCAGATTCTGGCACGCCAGACCGGCGCTGTTGTGGTCGTTACTGGCGAAGTGGATTACATCACCGACGGCGAGCGCACTCTGAGCGTCACCGGCGGCGATCCGCTGATGACGAAAGTCGTGGGCACCGGCTGTGCGCTTTCTGCCGTGGTCGCCGCCAGCTGCGCGCTACCTGGAAGCCGGATCGAAAACATCGCATCCGCCTGTGGATGGATGAAACTGGCAGGGCAGCGCGCCAGCAAAATCTGTCACGGACCGGGCAGTTTTGTCCCGGCGTTTCTCGACGCGCTCTACGCCCTGGATACGGAGGTCACAGCATGA
- the rcnB gene encoding Ni(II)/Co(II) efflux transporter accessory subunit RcnB: MKNKLVIGALLLASSAVWAAPATAVPAKGIDQYELSGFIADFTHFKPGDTVPEMYRTDEYTIKQWNLRNLPAPDAGTHWTYMGGAYVLINDADGKIIKAYDGEIFYHR; encoded by the coding sequence ATGAAGAATAAATTGGTGATAGGCGCGCTGCTGCTCGCATCCAGCGCGGTCTGGGCCGCACCAGCTACAGCCGTCCCCGCGAAGGGGATTGATCAGTATGAACTCAGTGGCTTCATCGCTGACTTCACCCACTTCAAGCCTGGCGATACGGTGCCAGAGATGTATCGTACTGACGAGTACACCATTAAGCAGTGGAATCTGCGTAATTTACCTGCGCCAGATGCCGGGACGCACTGGACCTACATGGGCGGCGCATACGTGCTGATCAATGATGCTGACGGTAAAATTATTAAAGCCTACGACGGCGAGATTTTCTATCACCGTTGA
- the apbC gene encoding iron-sulfur cluster carrier protein ApbC, which yields MNAQSQAKSPETLRAMVAGTLANFQHPTLKHNLTTLKALHHVAWMDDTLHVELVMPFVWHSAFEVLKEQCSADLLRITGAKAIDWKLSHNIATLKRVKNQPGVNGVKNIIAVSSGKGGVGKSSTAVNLALALAAEGAKVGILDADIYGPSIPTMLGAENQRPTSPDGTHMAPIMSHGLATNSIGYLVTDDNAMVWRGPMASKALLQMLQETLWPDLDYLVLDMPPGTGDIQLTLAQNIPVTGAVVVTTPQDIALIDAKKGIVMFEKVEVPVLGIVENMSMHICSNCGHHEPIFGTGGAQKLAEQYHTQLLGQMPLHISLREDLDRGTPTVVSRPDSDFTVMYRELAGRVAAQLYWQGEVIPGEIAFRAV from the coding sequence ATGAACGCACAATCCCAGGCCAAATCACCAGAAACCCTGCGCGCCATGGTCGCCGGGACGCTGGCGAATTTTCAGCACCCCACCCTGAAGCATAACCTGACGACGCTGAAGGCGTTGCACCACGTCGCCTGGATGGATGACACGCTGCACGTTGAACTGGTCATGCCGTTCGTCTGGCACAGTGCATTTGAGGTGTTAAAAGAGCAATGTAGCGCTGATCTGCTGCGGATCACCGGGGCGAAGGCGATCGACTGGAAGCTTTCTCACAACATCGCCACCCTGAAGCGCGTGAAAAATCAGCCGGGCGTGAACGGCGTGAAGAACATTATTGCCGTCAGTTCCGGCAAAGGTGGCGTCGGTAAATCGTCGACTGCGGTAAACCTGGCGCTGGCGTTGGCGGCAGAAGGGGCGAAAGTGGGGATTCTGGACGCCGACATTTATGGTCCGTCGATCCCCACCATGCTGGGTGCGGAAAACCAGCGCCCAACCTCGCCGGATGGTACCCACATGGCGCCGATCATGTCTCACGGGCTGGCGACAAACTCTATCGGTTATCTGGTCACTGATGATAATGCGATGGTATGGCGTGGGCCGATGGCCAGTAAAGCGCTGTTGCAGATGCTACAAGAGACGCTGTGGCCGGATCTGGATTACCTCGTGCTGGATATGCCGCCGGGTACCGGTGACATTCAGCTGACTCTGGCGCAAAACATTCCGGTCACGGGGGCTGTGGTGGTCACCACGCCGCAGGACATCGCGCTGATCGACGCTAAAAAAGGCATTGTCATGTTTGAAAAAGTCGAGGTGCCGGTTCTGGGCATTGTCGAAAACATGAGCATGCATATCTGCAGCAACTGCGGTCATCATGAGCCGATCTTTGGTACCGGCGGCGCGCAGAAACTGGCGGAGCAGTATCACACGCAACTGTTGGGGCAAATGCCGCTGCATATCAGTCTGCGTGAAGATCTCGATCGCGGTACGCCAACCGTTGTCAGCCGTCCGGACAGTGATTTCACCGTAATGTATCGCGAACTGGCAGGGCGTGTTGCCGCGCAGCTTTACTGGCAGGGTGAAGTCATCCCTGGCGAAATTGCCTTTCGCGCCGTCTGA
- the metG gene encoding methionine--tRNA ligase, whose translation MTQVAKKILVTCALPYANGSIHLGHMLEHIQADVWVRYQRMRGHEVNFICADDAHGTPIMLKAQQLGITPEQMIGEMSQEHQTDFAGFNISYDNYHSTHSDENRELSELIYTRLKENGFIKNRTISQLYDPEKGMFLPDRFVKGTCPKCKSPDQYGDNCEVCGATYSPTELIEPKSVVSGATPVMRDSEHFFFDLPSFSEMLQAWTRSGALQEQVANKMQEWFESGLQQWDISRDAPYFGFEIPNAPGKYFYVWLDAPIGYMGSFKNLCDKRGDTVSFDEYWKKESTAELYHFIGKDIVYFHSLFWPAMLEGSNFRKPTNLFVHGYVTVNGAKMSKSRGTFIKASTWLNHFDADSLRYYYTAKLSSRIDDIDLNLEDFVQRVNADIVNKVVNLASRNAGFINKRFDGVLAAELADPALYKTFTDAAAVIGEAWESREFGKAIREIMALADVANRYVDEQAPWVVAKQEGRDADLQAICSMGINLFRVLMTYLKPVLPTLSERVEAFLNTELRWEAIAQPLLGHKVNTFKALYNRIDMKQVEALVEASKEEVKAMAAPVTGPLADFPIQETITFDDFAKVDLRVALIENAEFVDGSDKLLRLTLDLGGEKRNVFSGIRSAYPDPQVLIGRHTVMVANLAPRKMRFGISEGMVMAAGPGGKDIFLLTPDEGAKPGHQVK comes from the coding sequence ATGACTCAAGTCGCGAAGAAAATTCTGGTAACGTGCGCGCTGCCGTACGCCAACGGCTCAATCCACCTCGGCCATATGCTGGAGCACATCCAGGCTGATGTCTGGGTCCGTTACCAGCGAATGCGCGGCCACGAGGTCAACTTCATCTGCGCCGACGACGCCCACGGCACACCAATCATGCTGAAAGCACAGCAGCTTGGTATCACCCCGGAGCAGATGATTGGTGAAATGAGTCAGGAGCATCAGACGGATTTCGCCGGGTTCAACATCAGCTATGACAACTACCACTCCACGCACAGCGACGAGAACCGGGAGTTGTCTGAGCTCATTTATACCCGTCTGAAAGAGAACGGTTTTATTAAGAACCGCACCATTTCTCAGCTCTACGATCCGGAAAAAGGCATGTTCCTGCCGGATCGTTTTGTGAAAGGCACCTGCCCGAAATGTAAATCACCGGATCAATACGGCGACAACTGCGAAGTGTGCGGCGCGACCTACAGCCCGACGGAGCTGATTGAGCCGAAGTCCGTGGTCTCTGGCGCGACGCCGGTGATGCGTGATTCCGAACACTTCTTCTTTGACCTGCCCTCTTTCAGCGAAATGCTGCAGGCGTGGACCCGTAGCGGCGCGTTGCAGGAGCAGGTGGCGAACAAAATGCAGGAATGGTTTGAATCCGGCCTGCAGCAGTGGGATATCTCCCGCGATGCCCCATACTTTGGTTTTGAAATCCCGAATGCACCAGGCAAATATTTCTATGTCTGGCTGGATGCGCCAATCGGCTACATGGGCTCTTTCAAAAACCTGTGCGATAAGCGCGGCGATACCGTCAGCTTCGACGAATACTGGAAGAAAGAGTCAACTGCCGAACTGTATCACTTCATCGGCAAAGATATCGTTTACTTCCACAGCCTGTTCTGGCCAGCCATGCTGGAAGGCAGCAACTTCCGTAAACCGACGAACCTGTTCGTGCATGGTTATGTCACGGTCAACGGCGCGAAGATGTCCAAATCCCGCGGCACGTTTATTAAGGCCAGCACCTGGCTGAACCATTTTGATGCCGACAGCCTACGTTACTACTACACCGCGAAGCTCTCTTCGCGCATTGATGATATCGACCTGAATCTGGAAGACTTCGTCCAGCGCGTTAACGCCGATATCGTCAACAAGGTGGTGAACCTCGCCTCCCGTAACGCTGGCTTTATCAACAAACGTTTCGATGGCGTACTGGCGGCTGAACTGGCTGACCCTGCGCTGTATAAAACCTTTACCGATGCAGCGGCGGTGATTGGCGAGGCGTGGGAAAGTCGTGAGTTCGGCAAAGCGATCCGTGAAATCATGGCGCTGGCGGATGTCGCGAACCGCTACGTTGACGAGCAGGCTCCGTGGGTGGTGGCGAAACAGGAAGGTCGCGACGCCGATCTTCAGGCGATCTGCTCGATGGGCATCAACTTGTTCCGCGTGCTGATGACGTACCTGAAGCCGGTACTGCCGACGCTGAGCGAGCGCGTTGAAGCATTCCTGAACACCGAACTGCGCTGGGAGGCTATCGCGCAACCGCTTCTGGGCCATAAGGTCAATACTTTCAAAGCGCTGTATAACCGTATCGATATGAAGCAGGTGGAAGCGCTGGTGGAAGCCTCTAAAGAAGAGGTGAAAGCCATGGCGGCTCCGGTAACCGGCCCGCTGGCGGACTTCCCCATTCAGGAAACCATTACCTTTGACGATTTCGCTAAAGTCGATCTGCGCGTAGCGTTGATTGAAAACGCTGAATTCGTTGATGGCTCGGACAAGTTGCTGCGCCTGACGCTGGATCTGGGCGGCGAGAAGCGTAACGTCTTCTCCGGCATTCGCTCTGCTTATCCGGACCCGCAGGTGCTGATTGGTCGTCATACGGTCATGGTGGCAAACCTGGCGCCGCGTAAAATGCGCTTCGGTATCTCAGAAGGGATGGTGATGGCCGCCGGTCCAGGCGGGAAAGACATCTTCCTGCTGACTCCGGATGAAGGCGCGAAGCCAGGGCATCAGGTTAAATAA